One Micromonospora sp. WMMD812 genomic window carries:
- a CDS encoding LacI family DNA-binding transcriptional regulator yields the protein MGNSRVTVREIARLAGVSVATVSRVSNGTGQVSEEMRRRVLEAIETYGYRPDHLGRALAARRHGALGLVFPGLSGPYFTELIQGFESEAVPARASVHILCTHLREDSDDQVLEMARRVDGVAVIGGTISDPALLRLAEMVPVVVLAGTGPETVPSVSVDNAPAMTRLVRHLLVDHGLRHLAFVGNPDGSPDVSERWAGFLAAYRELDLTPPAEPVRVAMQQPDGVLAAEQLLRDRATAPDAVVCANDEIALGVLVGALGRGLRVPEDLVITGFDDAPMAALVSPPLTTVRQPVRDLAAEAARLILSAVDAPGAPAPDSIVLPTDFVVRRSCGCPAESPTGGTGK from the coding sequence ATGGGCAATAGTCGGGTCACGGTTCGGGAGATCGCCCGGCTGGCCGGCGTCTCGGTCGCCACGGTGTCCCGGGTCTCCAACGGCACCGGTCAGGTGTCCGAGGAGATGCGTCGCCGCGTCCTCGAGGCCATCGAGACGTACGGCTACCGGCCGGATCACCTCGGCCGGGCCCTCGCGGCCCGCCGGCACGGCGCGCTCGGCCTGGTCTTCCCGGGCCTGTCCGGCCCGTACTTCACCGAGCTGATCCAGGGCTTCGAGTCGGAGGCCGTGCCGGCCCGGGCCAGCGTGCACATCCTCTGCACCCACCTGCGCGAGGACTCCGACGACCAGGTGCTGGAGATGGCCCGCCGGGTCGACGGCGTCGCGGTCATCGGCGGCACCATCTCCGACCCGGCGCTGCTCCGGCTCGCCGAGATGGTCCCGGTCGTCGTGCTGGCCGGAACCGGCCCGGAGACCGTGCCCTCGGTCAGCGTCGACAACGCGCCGGCCATGACCCGGCTGGTCCGTCATCTACTCGTCGACCACGGCCTGCGCCACCTGGCCTTCGTCGGCAACCCGGACGGCTCCCCGGACGTCAGCGAGCGGTGGGCCGGCTTCCTGGCCGCGTACCGGGAGCTGGACCTCACCCCGCCCGCCGAGCCGGTCCGGGTCGCCATGCAACAGCCGGACGGCGTGCTCGCCGCCGAGCAGCTGCTGCGCGACCGGGCGACCGCGCCGGACGCGGTCGTCTGCGCCAACGACGAGATCGCCCTCGGCGTTCTCGTCGGCGCGCTCGGCCGAGGCCTGCGCGTGCCCGAGGACCTCGTCATCACCGGCTTCGACGACGCGCCCATGGCGGCGCTCGTCTCGCCCCCGCTCACCACCGTGCGGCAACCCGTCCGGGATCTGGCCGCGGAGGCCGCCCGGTTGATCCTCTCCGCCGTCGACGCCCCCGGCGCCCCGGCACCCGACAGCATCGTCCTCCCCACCGACTTCGTCGTACGCCGCAGCTGCGGCTGCCCGGCGGAATCCCCCACTGGAGGTACCGGCAAGTGA